TATACCCGCAACCATTGGAATAGGGATTGCCTGGGTCGGTACTCGAATTATTAGAAATGAAAAAGGCCTTAAAGATCGTGAATTAGAACTTAAGCTGCAACTAAACAATAAATTTCATTGAACATCTTTAATCAGAAGAAAAACTCAATAATGAATAATATTGGCCTAATTTTATTTGATATAGATGGGGTTATTCGTGACGTAACAAACAGCTATCGATTGGCTATCCAAGAAACTGTAAATTTTTTTAGTGGGTGGAGACCCTCTATAGAAGATATTGATTCTATAAAAAGTGAAGGCTGTTGGAACAATGATTGGGATTTGAGCCTAGAAATGATTAATAGACATTTACAAACAAACAATCTTTCTTTTTCAGCTCCGTCTAGAAAAATATTAATTGAATGCTTTGAAAACTTTTATTTTGGTGGAGATCCAAACCATGACTCTAGTGAATGGTCAGGTTTTATTAAAGATGAAACGTTATTAGTCAAACAAACACTTTTTAAGGAATTAACTCAGCGAAGAATTGGTTGGGGTTTCGTAAGTGGAGCTGAATTACCATCAGCGAAATTCGTCTTAGAGCAGAGGCTTGGCTTAGCCTCTGCTCCCCTGATTGCAATGGGTGAAGCGCCTGAAAAACCTGATCCAACAGGTTTTATTTCACTATCTTCTAGACTTTCAAAAAATCCTTTAGGCCTTTCCAACCCTCCAATAGCATATATTGGAGATACTGTTGCAGATGTTAAAACAGTAATAAATGCTCGAATTAAGATCCCTGATCAGAAATTTATCAGTATCGCTATTGCTCCCCCTCATTTACATGAAGAGTCAAGTCGAGAGAAACGTCTAAGTTATGAGGCAGAGTTGAGAAAAGCAGGTGCAGACCTGATTATTAAATCGATGGACAATTTAAAAAATGAAATTCTAAATTTATTTATAAACCAATAGATAATTAGATAGTCTAATTTTTTAATTCGCCTAATTATTCAGTTGAACAATAAAAAATATACATAAGATACTTTGTTAGAGAGGTGCTTAAGTCAATTAGTAAATTATGAGCAATTAACAATCTTTAGCACGTAAATGCAAAACGAAATCAAGCTGAAACTGCCTCAGCATTAATTACATCATCGTCAGACATATTTACATCATCATCATTTGGTTTCTTATTTTGAAAAATGTAATAAGCAGCTCCGCCAGCAACTGTTGATGAGACAATTAATCCAGAAACAAGTGTAAGTGCAACGAGTCCACCTATCAGTCCACCTTTCAAACGAAGAAGGTTTGATTTAATTAAAAGAAGTAAAAGTAATGTTGAAGTTGCTTTTAATGAAGCGATTCTTAAAGCTGTTAAAGGCCAAAATGGATTAAAGAAAAACATTTTAAAATTTCTTTCCTCAAATGTAGAGGCTTTTTTGACTTATTGAGGAAAAAAACTAGAGAATTGTGAAATTGCTTGTAGTTCCTTTAGGTGTAACAAAGTCTTGTACAACTTCTTCGCTCATACATTCAGTTGGATAAGAGATCACATTCTTTGCTGTGAATCCTGCACCAATGGCAACCACACCAATCACAAAAATCCATTTGGATCTTTCACTTGAAATAAGTCTGTTAATCATTTACGAAAAATCATTGATTTTTATTCTGTCAAATAGTCTGAGAATTGGGTCAAAAAGATATTGATCGAGAGTTTTATCAGCATTTAGAGAAGTCATTACCCAATAAATAAAAGCCCCAATACAGAGAAGAGTTAATATTTACGGCCAAAAGTATTCTGGATAATTCGAATCGGAGTTGAATTGATTTTCTTTTCTCATTACTACCAACGTATACTTTCTGGATGATCTTTTTCAATTTTCCTAAGTAGCAAAACCAAAACCACAAGACTCAATGGACCAATTACAAGTGCAACTTGCATAAAGGTTTTTATTAAAGGATCTAAAACCGCAAAAAAATTCATTTTCTCAAAAACTGTCGCCACCATTACAACCAATAATCTTGAAAGTGAGTCTGGAGGAATCAAGAACATATCTTCTTACTGATTTACTTGTTGCTTTTATCTTAGTATTAGCTTAAATCAAGGATTAATTTTTGATTATTTTTGGAATGTACGGTCAACCTCCAAATATTCGCCTAGTCCGTCCTCGGGTTTCCTCATTTAAACAACTAACCCGGTTTCAATCATTGGTAAGTTTCTTTAAAAAATATTAGTTGTTGTATTAGGAAGATTTCAATAAAGTTGCTAATTTCGTATTAGCTCCAAATTAATTGAATTGACCTTCAAATCATTATTGTTATTAGCACATCTACAAGCATTTCTCATCCCTATCCTTATTGGAATTAAGTCCATAAACAAATTCAAGCAAATTAGATTTCCTCTGCTACCCCCTTTTGCCTTTATCTCACTAGGCCTTGCTTCAATGTTTGAAATGTTCGATCATACGACTACGGATTGGATATATATTGATCACTCATCAATATATAATTGGCTGTTTTATTCATTTCTTTCTATTGGATTATCGTTCTTTACTATTTCAGTCGCTAAAAACAAGTCGATCATAACTAGCAATATTTTGTTAATAATTGCCACGGTTTTTTCTTATTGGTTACTAGACAAGTCAACAACTCTTTTAATTCAAGTATTAATAAGTATTCTACTTATATCGCAATGGTGGAAGCGATTTGAAGATTGGGTTTTCTTTATTTATCCAATCACGGGAGTAATCTTTACTACATTTTTTGGGATTCTACTTTCAAGTTCAGGCGAACAAATATGGCATGTATTTATAGGTCCATCTGGAACGATAAGTGTCTTAGCTTTTTACGCAGTTTTAAAGAGATCAAGAAACAAAGAAATCATTTCTGCTTAATAAGATATTCATTATCTTCAAGTTCGCTATGATTTATTAAAATTACATTTGCCGTTATCTTCTTAGATAAGATGATTCATCCCATTACGTTGATTAATATTTAAAAACTAATGAATCTGAGTTCTCATAGACAACACAAAATATATATTGCTGCAACGATGGGGTATGGACTTGGTTCTGAAGATCCAGAAGAATTAGCACTTTATGAGATGATCAAAAAAGAAATAGAAAAAGACTGCAAAAACAGAAATATAGGCATTAAAAGAACTGATTAGACTCTCATTTCATAAAGTGTCTAAAGATAGGGTAGGCATTTAACTTCGCTAACTTAAAGATCTGCGGGTGTAGTTCAGTGGTAGAACGTCAGCTTCCCAAGCTGAATGTCGCCAGTTCGAGTCTGGTCATCCGCTTGAAAAAATCGAAAGTAAATTCTAATTGTGTGGTGTAACTCACAACAGCAATATAAGTCCACAGAAAACAATTGATATCGACATAATTTGATTTTAGAGATTAACATGGATAACCCCTCTAAGGAACAAATTCTTGCTGCATCCAGTGGATGGGTAGCGACAACATTAAATTTCCTTCCTGGCTTAGGTGCTGGATACCTTTACCAACGTCGCTGGATTCCTTACTTTGCAACTGTAGGAGCAGCTACAGCTTGGTTCGTTTTAGGAGCCATATTAAATGGTGATACAGAACCAACAAAAGCCGAACAATTAATTGGAATAGGAGGCTTATTTTTGATATCAATCACAACAATGGTTGAATCTAAAATTGCTCATAAGAAAGCAAGATTAGTCATAGAAGAACAGCTTCAGGCAAAGACTCCAAAGAAAAAAGGAGGTCTTTTTAGATAATCAGTCATTTAGAAAATTAATAGTGATGACAGTAAAAAATCATAATTTTGAAAGGAGAGGTTGAAGATATGATTAATGAGACAGAATTTTATATAAAAATATGCAATGATTTTTTAGCTCATAATCATCTAATCAAATAAGTGGCTCTTGAAACAACCATATTCAGCTTTAAGATTTCTGTTCCGTTTGAACAATGGGCAGCGGTATATGACAGTGAAGAAAACATACAACTTATGAGAGAAGAAAAAATTGTTTGTCTTTATAGAGGGATAAATAAAGAGGATCCAAGTAGTGCCGTTGTTATAGAGCAAGCTGAAAAAGGTAAATCAATCGCAATGTTTTCCAATCCTGAAGTAAGACCTTTAATTGAGGAAGCTGGACACATTTATGATTCAACCGTCATCACTAGTTACTTACAAAGTTAATTAAAAGATGAAACACTTTCTTTCTCTTGTTGTATTTGCTGTATTTATAAGTGGCTGTACCAAGAACACTTCTCGAGTCAGTTCCTTAAAACCAAATGTAATCTCTGAGACTCAGAGACAAAGAGATCTTTGCCTAGATTGGTATGCTTACAGAATAGAAACTGCTAAAGCAATTTCGGACCTAAATCTCAAAACAGAAAAAGAGTCGGATTTAATGGTTTATTGTGAGTTCTTTAAAAATGTAGCTGATACGAATTAACTTCTACATGGAATTGAATTAGCCCTTAAGTTTTACGTCTTGAAACTTTCTCTAGGATACAGCTGAATCAAAAATATTTTACTCTCCATTTTTTAGACTTATCGGCTAGTTCAATACAAAATTTAAGAACATTAAAGCTTCGAATCTATGCTAGAAATATAGATGAAAGAATCATCAAATTAAAGACTTGACCAACTACAAAAAGATCTAAATGAGCAGTACTAAAGCTATGCAGACAACTAGAACTTTTTCTGAGTTTGCAAAACAAGTTGACTACTCATTCATGGATTCTCTCGAACCTGATCCTCAGGCAACAGATGATGGTGACGACCACCTAACAAGAGAGGTCTTTTCTGGTCACTATGTACCTGTCACTCCAACAGCAATTCCAAAACCAGAATATGTCGCACACAGTAAAATATTATTTAACGAGTTAGGTTTGAGTCAGGAACTTGCTCTAGATGAGCTTTTTCGTCGTCTATTCTCCGGTGACATAAGTGTTGCAACAACACCGATGCGACCATTTGGTTGGGCTACGGGTTACGCATTATCTATCTATGGAACTGAATATACTCAGCAGTGTCCATTTGGAACCGGTAACGGCTATGGAGATGGGAGAGCTATTTCAGTATTTGAAGGTCTCTTTAATGGCAAAAGATGGGAGATGCAACTTAAAGGAGGAGGGCCAACACCATACTGTAGAGGAGCTGATGGACGAGCAGTGCTTCGTTCAAGTGTTCGTGAGTTTTTAGCTCAGGAATATATGCAGTCACTCGGAGTACCAACATCACGATCTCTCACACTATATGTCTCTAAATCTGAAACAGTTCGCAGGCCTTGGTATATAAAAGACTCCAATTCAATCGATCCAGACATATTAGTAGAAACACCAGCTGCAATCTCAACACGAGTCGCACCATCATTTTTACGGGTAGGTCAGATAGAACTCTTTGCACGTCGAGTACGAAACAATGAGCATCAAGATGCAATGAAAGAGCTCGAAATGATTGTGAAGCACTTAATCGTAAGAAATTACAAGGAGGAAATTGATCCGACCATTAGCTTTAGCGATCAAGTCGTAGAGCTCGCAAATTCATTCCGAGAACGACTCACATCATTAGTAGCTAATTGGATACGTATTGGCTACTGCCAAGGTAATTTCAACAGTGACAACTGCGCTGCAGGAGGTTTCACTCTCGATTACGGTCCATTTGGTTTTTGCGAACTCTTCGATCCCAGATTCCAACCTTGGACAGGAGGGGGTGAACATTTTGCATTCTTTAACCAACAAGTTGCTGCCGAAGCAAATTATCAAATGTTTTGGGGGGCGATTCGACCTCTGCTTACCGGCAACGCAAAGGCACTGGACAGGCTAGATAGCATCCGCGATGGATTTACTACAGTAATGAATCAGAAAATGGAGAACATGTGGACAAAGAAACTAGGATTAGTCACCTATGACGCACCTCTAGTAAATGAGATGTTACAGCTCATGGTTCACACAAAGGTCGACTACACAATCTTTTTCAGAAAACTTTCAAGTATCCCAAAAAAACTTAAGGACTTAAAAGATAGTTTCTATCTACCAATTTCAGAAGAGATTGAGACCAAATGGATTAGTTGGCTACAAAGATGGCGGGAGCACGTAATTAACAAAGGTGATCAAAATGAAATATCAGCAAAAATGAAACGCATTAATCCAAAATACACATGGCGGGAATGGCTCATCACACCAGCATACGAAATAGCAGAGAAAGGCGACTATGGACTCATAATGGAACTACAAGCTGTTTTAGACAAACCTTACGAGGAACAATCATTAGAGGTACAGAAAAAATACGACAGACTCAAGCCCAAGAAATTCTTTGGAGCCGGTGGGATTTCCCATTACAGCTGTTCCTCATGAATCAACACCAGAATTTAAAACCTACGAAATTAGGGCTATAGAATTTAAAAACAAAGTTTAATTATCTTGAATAGGAGCAACAAACATAAAAAGATTCTTTGGATGACGTTTTTATATAGGTAACCGAACCAATAATTCTCTCGATAAAGAAATATTTAACGCATGATTAAATTATCGAAATTGAACCATGTCCGAAGATACAAAATCTAAAATCAGAATTTTTCTTCCATTTAGTTGGTTTATTCCCGCTCTCATTTCTTTTGGAGTGATTAATTTCCACCAACTTTCTGCGGGCATCTCACCCATATCCATTTAGAACCATGTCATCACATATTCCTGAATTCTACGAATCAATAGTTGAAGCTTCCGATAGAGGAGAGTTGTGGGGGCTTTATCAATTTTCTAATAACAATAATCAACTTGAAATCAACTTTGATCCTTCTGTTTACAAATAATGCATAAATTCAATAAAATAAATCCTCTAAACCAAGAAGATAGAAAACTACTTTCTGATTTAAAATCCACCTTTGACCTTGGGACAAAAACTATCATCGGACAAGATGAAGATGAGATAGTTGATGACCTAATAGATTTAATGACTGAATATAATGAAGTTCTATAACTAGAATTATCACTTCAAATATTAACTTTTGGGATTTAAGATTTCATTTTTAATATGATATAATTGTAAAAATTTATTAAACTCCCGAAAGTTAGAAAGGGGAAATCTTAACTTTTAATTTTTTGCCAAATAATTTCAGCATCTCTAAGAAGGTAAATAGCTTCTTTCCTACCAACTGCTCTTTCAGCATCATTCATCAACTCAATATACCTCTCTCTCAAAGCCTGCTTTTCCATGACAACTTTAGTGAACATGTGAAGCTTTTCAGATCGATCGTCTATTTTTCTTTTAGCTACATTCTTCATGAAACCATACGTGAATCTAGCTCTTACCCGAACGTTGTGCCTACTCATTTAACAAAATCTTAGTTACTGATTTATCACTAAAACATTCTGAGAAGGGAAATCATCAACCGCGTGTAGGGTTAACCTCCAATTTTTTATTTAATGAGGAAGCTTTAACCACTTCGATTCCATAGTGTTTCGCGAGTTCAATTAACTCTTGCAGTGACAAGTCAACTAGATAACATCGGATATATTGATAAGCATTAAAACTCTCAATACTTTTTCTCTCATTGAACATTGCACGAAAGATTCTTATAGCTAAGGCTTCTTATGCAGAGTGCAATAAAAAACTACTTAAATACTATTCAACTTCTGGATATGTCTGTGTAAAAATCATCTTAAAAAATGCAAAAAATCAGATCAATCTATTTGCCCTCAAAGTCACACTCAGCAAATTGACCTTTTAATATTTTATTTAAATCAAAGAACTATGACAGAAGAAAAGAAAAACAAAAAACTTGGATTTATCCCAAAGACGTCAAATACTTCAGAGAAAAAAGAGGCAAGTAAAGAGCCCAAAGGAAGACTTATCTCCTGGTCTCCATGGCCTCCTGCTAATTTCAAAACTCGTTACCCAGCATTCCCTTTAGTCACGACTGTTTTGATTTTAATAATTTTACGCTCGCTAACCTTGGCTAATTAGGTTAATTAAGTACTGGTAAATAGTGAAAAGTTATATAAGAAAAGTTGTTTTTCAAAAGTGAAAATAGGGTATTTCTCTTGGGGGGGCTGGACGCGTAGAACAGATACCAAATTGCAAGCACTCCATTACATCATCATCATATTTTGGCTTGTAATTAGAAAACAACTCAGACATTTCATTTCCTTGAATGGAAACCCCGGAAAAATTTCGAAATAATTGCTTTGAGAATGGCATGGTTAGACATCTAAACAACCTGCTTAATTTCTACTCATATTGGTTTAAGAAATCTATGGGGAGGAACACTCAAGTATTTATACAGTCACGGAAAACCAATACAATACTTAGATACAAGTGTCGAAGGATCAACTAGTACTTTTCTTGATAATAAAAGTACCATTATTTTGATTTTTCTCTTTGACTAAAGCTATCCGGAGACTGAAGATAAGAAGTTTGGCCTAAATAGGGATCTTCGCCAAAAATATCGTTCATTTGCTTTTCTGTCATTTGCATAGGAGCTTGAAAGGTTTCAGTAGGATCTGACTCTACAAGCGATGAATCTATTTCATCTGCATTTACATCCGCAGGACAAAGAATCAGAAGAAGACCAAGAGAGAAAGAAACAATTCGAATTAGAAAGGAGTCATTCATTTTCTTGGAATTAGCTCTCGGCAGAATAGGCACTATCAACTTGCTCAAACGTCTCATCTTGACTTGCTTTGTTATTAGATAAAGAGCATCCACCTTCACTCAATGCCAAAACAGGCCCTGTCGTAAAAGAATGGGCAAAAACTATAGGTAGAATTTTATTCATAAGAAAAACTGGAAGCAAAACAATATTAAAGCCTTTTAAAAAAGTTCGTTAAACTGACTTAATTCATATCCATTCCTATTTCCATTTCATTCATAGAAACCTCACTCTGATCATTTTCTAATGGCCCTAAACTAATTTCAGGCAAATTTTCTTCGCTTACTTCAGGCAAGGATTGTTCAATAACAATCCCGAGAGGATTATCACCATTGTCTTCTAGAATTGAAGACTCATCTAAAAGAGACTTGTCTTCTTCATTTGTCAGCAATTCTGATTCTGTTAAAAGATTATTATCTTCACTAGATATTCTTTTACTTTTATCCTTTATTAGTAATTTCGAAAGATCAACGACGTCTATAATTACTGACTTCTGACTTTTATACATATCTTTTATAATATTAATTATTTCACCTGATTTTGTGGGTTGGGAAATAAAAGCAAAACAAGTCCAGCCAGCAAGAATAATTGAGATTAAGACAATAGAAATAAAAGCAGAATACGTTGCTCTTATTATTGTTTTGATCATTCGGCTACTTTAGATATTATTAAATCTAGGCACATCTTTTGATACTTAAAACGACCTCTTCACACCCTGTAAAGACGTATAAATACTTTGGGGTTTCTTCCTAAGTTTTTGCACCCGATTAGAGTAGAAATGTTAAAGGATATTTAGGGAGCCTAATTATGTCTTTAAATCCATTCAAACTTTTAATTCACAATATCCAAGCATTATTCCTCAGTAATTCTCAAACGAAAAAACAACGAAAAGATGAGGAACAGGAATGCTTACAGTTTGGGATTTGTGGTGTACAAGCCCAATCACCTAGACCAGAAGAGTTGTATTTTGGATGAATATAAATCCAGCACTATGCCACTTCAGGAAGATTTTCAATAAAATCATCTAGTTCTTGAGATTTTCTTTCCAAATAAATAATCTTTTTGGTCTCCGTCATTTCATCGCAATAAAATCTTACTGGCAAATGACAAAGCAAATTATCGCCGCTCATCAAGAAAATTCCAATTGATTTTCAATTCATTTAACCTAATAATCTAAAAAAAACAATCTCTAAAACTATATAAATTTTATATGCCACACTTTAAATCTTGAAAGAATTTACAAAGAAATAAGTTTATCTAAATCTTCAATTACAAAGAGACTACCTAGTGATTATTAAAACCGTATAAATACTCAAGTGTTAATTC
The sequence above is drawn from the Prochlorococcus marinus str. MIT 1013 genome and encodes:
- a CDS encoding protein adenylyltransferase SelO, which encodes MSSTKAMQTTRTFSEFAKQVDYSFMDSLEPDPQATDDGDDHLTREVFSGHYVPVTPTAIPKPEYVAHSKILFNELGLSQELALDELFRRLFSGDISVATTPMRPFGWATGYALSIYGTEYTQQCPFGTGNGYGDGRAISVFEGLFNGKRWEMQLKGGGPTPYCRGADGRAVLRSSVREFLAQEYMQSLGVPTSRSLTLYVSKSETVRRPWYIKDSNSIDPDILVETPAAISTRVAPSFLRVGQIELFARRVRNNEHQDAMKELEMIVKHLIVRNYKEEIDPTISFSDQVVELANSFRERLTSLVANWIRIGYCQGNFNSDNCAAGGFTLDYGPFGFCELFDPRFQPWTGGGEHFAFFNQQVAAEANYQMFWGAIRPLLTGNAKALDRLDSIRDGFTTVMNQKMENMWTKKLGLVTYDAPLVNEMLQLMVHTKVDYTIFFRKLSSIPKKLKDLKDSFYLPISEEIETKWISWLQRWREHVINKGDQNEISAKMKRINPKYTWREWLITPAYEIAEKGDYGLIMELQAVLDKPYEEQSLEVQKKYDRLKPKKFFGAGGISHYSCSS
- a CDS encoding DUF3764 family protein, translated to MALETTIFSFKISVPFEQWAAVYDSEENIQLMREEKIVCLYRGINKEDPSSAVVIEQAEKGKSIAMFSNPEVRPLIEEAGHIYDSTVITSYLQS
- a CDS encoding TIGR01548 family HAD-type hydrolase codes for the protein MNNIGLILFDIDGVIRDVTNSYRLAIQETVNFFSGWRPSIEDIDSIKSEGCWNNDWDLSLEMINRHLQTNNLSFSAPSRKILIECFENFYFGGDPNHDSSEWSGFIKDETLLVKQTLFKELTQRRIGWGFVSGAELPSAKFVLEQRLGLASAPLIAMGEAPEKPDPTGFISLSSRLSKNPLGLSNPPIAYIGDTVADVKTVINARIKIPDQKFISIAIAPPHLHEESSREKRLSYEAELRKAGADLIIKSMDNLKNEILNLFINQ